A part of Syngnathus acus chromosome 20, fSynAcu1.2, whole genome shotgun sequence genomic DNA contains:
- the LOC119139461 gene encoding LIM and SH3 domain protein 1-like isoform X6, whose product MNPQCARCGKVVYPTEKVSCLDKNWHKGCFHCEVCKMTLNMKNYKGYDKKPYCNAHYPKTSFTIVADTPENLRLRQQSQLQSQVQYKKDFEESKGRGFSIVSDTPEMQRLRRTQEHISNAKYHEDFERARGRGCTPGLDEPGMERYQRANHMMTDAAPNQMMDTDRRPGGIIVDLKVWRTDPGSIFDFDPLEDDIQSKSLRRMSERAERRLSRPQSRQSHSSLTSDLWERSSSCDTPAPVLPGAYHQGVHMQPQSQYHGYMHQTSMSSVRSVTSPPHSSTMRVYRALYDYAAQDHDEVSFRDGDVIVNAQPIDEGWMYGTVQRTGKSGMLPANYVECCN is encoded by the exons ATGAACCCCCAGTGTGCCCGCTGCGGGAAGGTTGTTTACCCCACAGAGAAAGTCAGCTGCCTGGACAAG aacTGGCACAAAGGCTGCTTCCACTGCGAGGTTTGCAAGATGACCCTCAACATGAAGAACTACAAAGGTTACGACAAGAAGCCCTACTGCAACGC ACATTATCCCAAGACGTCCTTCACAATTGTGGCCGACACGCCGGAGAACCTGCGACTGAGGCAGCAGAGCCAGCTGCAGAGCCAGGTGCAGTACAAGAAAGATTTTGAGGAGAGCAAAGGTCGAGGCTTCAGCATCGTGTCTGACACACCCGAGATGCAACGACTGAGACGCACTCAGGAACACATCAGTAAC GCCAAGTACCATGAGGACTTTGAGCGCGCCCGCGGTCGAGGTTGCACGCCAGGCCTGGACGAGCCCGGCATGGAGCGCTACCAGCGAGCCAATCACATGATGACCGACGCAGCCCCCAACCAGATGATGGACACGGACAGACGGCCCGGCGGCATCATCGTAG ACCTGAAGGTGTGGAGAACAGACCCAGGCTCTATATTTGACTTTGACCCTTTGGAGGATGACATCCAGTCCAAGAGCCTTCGCAGGATGTCTG agCGGGCAGAGCGCAGGCTGAGCAGGCCTCAATCCCGGCAGTCACACAGCTCtctgacctctgacctctgGGAGCGCAGCAGTAGCTGCGACACGCCGG CTCCGGTGCTTCCCGGAGCCTACCACCAGGGCGTGCACATGCAGCCGCAATCTCAGTATCATGGCTACATGCATCAAACCAGCATGTCGTCGGTCAGATCTGTCACCTCGCCGCCACACTCCTCCACCATG CGTGTTTACCGGGCGCTGTACGACTACGCGGCGCAGGACCACGATGAGGTCTCCTTCAGGGACGGTGACGTCATTGTCAACGCTCAGCCCATCGACGAGGGCTGGATGTATGGCACCGTGCAGCGCACCGGGAAGTCCGGAATGTTGCCCGCCAACTACGTGGAATGTTGCAACTAG
- the LOC119139461 gene encoding LIM zinc-binding domain-containing Nebulette-like isoform X8, producing the protein MNPQCARCGKVVYPTEKVSCLDKNWHKGCFHCEVCKMTLNMKNYKGYDKKPYCNAHYPKTSFTIVADTPENLRLRQQSQLQSQVQYKKDFEESKGRGFSIVSDTPEMQRLRRTQEHISNAKYHEDFERARGRGCTPGLDEPGMERYQRANHMMTDAAPNQMMDTDRRPGGIIVAPVLPGAYHQGVHMQPQSQYHGYMHQTSMSSVRSVTSPPHSSTMRVYRALYDYAAQDHDEVSFRDGDVIVNAQPIDEGWMYGTVQRTGKSGMLPANYVECCN; encoded by the exons ATGAACCCCCAGTGTGCCCGCTGCGGGAAGGTTGTTTACCCCACAGAGAAAGTCAGCTGCCTGGACAAG aacTGGCACAAAGGCTGCTTCCACTGCGAGGTTTGCAAGATGACCCTCAACATGAAGAACTACAAAGGTTACGACAAGAAGCCCTACTGCAACGC ACATTATCCCAAGACGTCCTTCACAATTGTGGCCGACACGCCGGAGAACCTGCGACTGAGGCAGCAGAGCCAGCTGCAGAGCCAGGTGCAGTACAAGAAAGATTTTGAGGAGAGCAAAGGTCGAGGCTTCAGCATCGTGTCTGACACACCCGAGATGCAACGACTGAGACGCACTCAGGAACACATCAGTAAC GCCAAGTACCATGAGGACTTTGAGCGCGCCCGCGGTCGAGGTTGCACGCCAGGCCTGGACGAGCCCGGCATGGAGCGCTACCAGCGAGCCAATCACATGATGACCGACGCAGCCCCCAACCAGATGATGGACACGGACAGACGGCCCGGCGGCATCATCGTAG CTCCGGTGCTTCCCGGAGCCTACCACCAGGGCGTGCACATGCAGCCGCAATCTCAGTATCATGGCTACATGCATCAAACCAGCATGTCGTCGGTCAGATCTGTCACCTCGCCGCCACACTCCTCCACCATG CGTGTTTACCGGGCGCTGTACGACTACGCGGCGCAGGACCACGATGAGGTCTCCTTCAGGGACGGTGACGTCATTGTCAACGCTCAGCCCATCGACGAGGGCTGGATGTATGGCACCGTGCAGCGCACCGGGAAGTCCGGAATGTTGCCCGCCAACTACGTGGAATGTTGCAACTAG
- the LOC119139461 gene encoding nebulin-like isoform X2, which produces MRRRRAENGPMLQGHAMEPSSALELIFKTEQAVRKEIRQEETFQETVTTFTSHLDTNGRTGSSERVYIDETAQAKVEREDEKEDGEEVVRKEASGEREQGGANGSEEPQASSGGRPVLPDPGFNRRCSLLASEVKYKEDFEKMKGQSLFVPAADLIHAKNISAVVSESKYKQEGREEASLSLYSLLPDTPQIQRAKEVTQLQSEVKYKENMKMSSSLYSLMPETNDTHFVKELTDLLSQNKYKEEVKKELSSTLYSQLPETSEMHLAKSVHEFQSDKKYTEDGKRKASVSLYSRLADTPEIQHALEMSQLQSDVNYRPKVLVKGAPSSLYSQLTDTKEIQFAREMTELHSQLKYQEDGKKRRSQTSYSKLPRTMQTEFAKTVADLQSERRYKQVGQNSSSYSLLPQTLETLHAKDASQLASEVKYKEDGRKEMSVNLYSLMPETIHTRRAKEISDLQSQVKYKAGAQQQMQSSLYHQLPETPQTQLAKQMSRLQSESKYKSAGEQELRSSLYSALPVTTETQRAKDAAELLSELKYKESGKKEMPACLYATLADTSQTAFNRDMTDMQSEIKYKEDGKRTLSQSFYSQLAQTPETQFAKSVAELQSEVKYKEEAQKQMSSSLFSSLPRTLQTQRAKELTELQSQVKYKECHKDASSALFRFLPETPETQFAKHVSEIQSEANYKRDKEDMSVSLYSLMPQTPEVQFAKDMADTHSQAKYKHEAKQQAAASLYAQLPETLETKHAKEASALQSEKAYKAEGKKQMMSSLYSQLPDTPQTQLAREVALIQSENKYKESGKMAQSVSFYSQLPETNDILFAKSVSEIQSGNKYKEAGRRQAPDCLYSKLPDTLETRHARDVSQLRSQVAYKPDASKTYYHQMPQTTHMELAKHLNHLYSQVKYKEDGKKEMSKNLYSLLPETSETHFAKQMSELHSQSKYQKDKEDLCNSLFSVLPETLNTRFVKDMAETHSQVKYKEAGKKEASSALYHQMPETAETLHVKEISELQSQIKYKQSGKEVMTTSLYAQLPQTSETQLAARMAQLLSKFKYKQESIKSLGRSAYSQLPDTAETRLAKALAHLHSQTKYKEAGRKASAISLYHHLPETLETVHAKEATRLQSQVQYKVDALRTQGTSLYSQLPHTQETKFAKAVMELQSENKYRARGREESGSCVFHKMADTNQTEFVKRLSDIQSQSKYQKDKADLSASLFSSLPETLDTRFVKDVTDMFSQIKYKDASKKEMVKSLYSLLPHTKDTQHAKEQSQLHSQKLYKEDGKKEAASTLYAQMPQTIETVFAKELSKTQSDKFYKEKYNHEKGKSDYANMKTLPEVEHAMEVNKKQSDISYRKGKEELHHYSTAPDRADIVSATNAAKLASQVAYKSDAKQLVVSDASLLTRTDIHHAKEVSKLASQVMYKQVHGRPRYNPLDCVSFKHTQAATVLASQVKYKSNQNQKVEGSSDLPNLLQLEHVLHASKLQSNVEYKKKHEQNKTQFHLALDTADQRHHKENAVLHSQVKYREEYEKNKGRTSVEFADTQTYKVQKEAQKMQSQREYKRDYEEHVKGKALVEVEQTPEYLTARQATNMLNEKEYRKDLEQEVKGRGLSGLGLEDTPELLRVKQANRILNQKEYRRDLHTEVLGKGMQLSADVLEVRRAKRASEIQSQTSYKQTEHLRENSYGSITDTPELVHASYLKDVYSQRKYKDDAARLRGRYSAPSLTPEMERVKANQRHISSTHYCWDSKLMRGLMSSVNETPEIVLARENAKKISDVQYREEVGCGTAVVETPEIKRVRRNQENISSAKYHEDFERARGRGCTPGLDEPGMERYQRANHMMTDAAPNQMMDTDRRPGGIIVDLKVWRTDPGSIFDFDPLEDDIQSKSLRRMSERAERRLSRPQSRQSHSSLTSDLWERSSSCDTPAPVLPGAYHQGVHMQPQSQYHGYMHQTSMSSVRSVTSPPHSSTMRVYRALYDYAAQDHDEVSFRDGDVIVNAQPIDEGWMYGTVQRTGKSGMLPANYVECCN; this is translated from the exons atgaggaggaggagggcagaGAATGGTCCAATGTTAC AGGGTCACGCCATGGAGCCCTCGTCAGCTCTTGAGCTCATTTTCAAGACAGAGCAAGCCGTGAGGAAGGAGATTCGACAAGAAGAAACTTTTCAGGAGACCGTGACCACCTTCACGTCTCACCTTGACACAAACGGACGCACGGGCTCGTCTGAACGCGTGTACATCGACGAGACCGCGCAAGCTAAAGTGGAGAGAGAAGACGAGAAGGAGGACGGAGAAGAAGTGGTGCGAAAGGAAGCGAGTGGAGAACGCGAACAAGGAGGAGCAAACGGATCCGAGGAGCCACAG GCCTCAAGTGGTGGCCGTCCAGTTCTTCCTGACCCGGGGTTCAACAGGAGATGCAGCCTGCTGGCTAGTGAG GTGAAGTACAAAGAGGACTTTGAGAAGATGAAGGGTCAGAGTCTCTTTGTCCCTGCGGCCGACCTCATTCACGCCAAGAACATCAGCGCGGTGGTGTCTGAG TCCAAATATAAGCAGGAGGGCAGGGAGGAGGCGTCCTTGTCCCTCTACTCGCTGCTTCCAGACACGCCGCAGATCCAACGGGCCAAGGAAGTGACCCAGCTGCAGAGCGAG gttaaatacaaagaaaacatgaaGATGTCTTCCTCACTGTATTCTCTCATGCCAGAGACCAACGACACTCACTTTGTCAAAGAACTCACCGACTTACTCAGCCAG AACAAGTACAAGGAGGAGGTGAAGAAGGAACTGAGCAGTACTTTGTACTCTCAACTCCCCGAGACCAGCGAGATGCATCTGGCCAAAAGCGTCCACGAGTTTCAGAGTGAC AAAAAGTACACAGAAGACGGCAAGCGAAAAGCCTCCGTCTCGCTCTACTCCCGACTGGCCGATACGCCGGAGATCCAACACGCGCTGGAGATGTCGCAGCTGCAGAGTGAT GTGAATTATCGACCCAAGGTGTTGGTGAAAGGAGCTCCTTCGTCTCTCTACTCTCAACTGACCGACACCAAGGAGATCCAGTTTGCCAGGGAGATGACAGAGCTGCACAGCCAG CTCAAGTATCAGGAGGATGGCAAGAAGAGGCGGAGTCAGACGTCGTACTCCAAGCTGCCGCGCACCATGCAAACCGAGTTTGCAAAGACCGTCGCCGACTTGCAGAGTGAG CGCCGCTACAAACAAGTGGGCCAGAACTCGTCCTCCTACTCGCTTCTGCCGCAGACGCTGGAGACGCTCCACGCCAAGGACGCGTCCCAACTCGCCagcgag GTGAAGTACAAAGAGGACGGCAGGAAGGAGATGAGTGTCAACTTGTACTCGCTGATGCCTGAAACCATCCACACGCGACGCGCCAAAGAGATCTCAGACCTGCAGAGTCAg GTCAAGTACAAAGCAGGCGCGCAGCAGCAGATGCAGAGCAGCTTGTACCATCAGCTTCCAGAAACTCCCCAGACTCAGCTGGCCAAGCAAATGTCCCGACTGCAGAGCGAG AGCAAGTACAAGTCGGCGGGTGAGCAGGAGCTTCGCAGCTCTCTGTACTCCGCCCTGCCCGTCACCACGGAGACGCAGCGCGCTAAAGATGCCGCAGAGCTGCTAAGTGAG CTCAAGTACAAAGAGAGCGGTAAGAAGGAGATGCCCGCCTGCCTCTACGCCACCTTAGCTGACACCTCCCAAACCGCCTTCAACAGAGACATGACGGACATGCAGAGCGAG ATCAAGTACAAGGAGGACGGGAAGAGGACCCTCTCTCAGAGTTTCTACTCTCAGCTGGCGCAGACGCCCGAGACTCAGTTTGCTAAAAGTGTTGCAGAGCTGCAGAGCGAG GTCAAGTACAAGGAGGAGGCCCAGAAGCAGATGTCGTCCTCGCTCTTCTCCAGCTTACCTCGCACGCTCCAGACTCAGCGGGCCAAGGAGCTCACGGAGCTCCAGAGTCAG GTGAAATACAAGGAGTGCCACAAGGATGCGTCCTCGGCCCTCTTTCGCTTCCTCCCGGAGACGCCAGAGACGCAGTTTGCCAAACACGTGTCGGAGATCCAAAGCGAG GCAAACTACAAGCGAGACAAAGAGGACATGTCCGTCTCCTTGTACTCCTTGATGCCACAAACGCCCGAAGTTCAATTTGCTAAAGACATGGCCGACACTCACAGCCAG gcCAAGTACAAGCATGAGGCCAAGCAGCAGGCGGCAGCGTCTTTGTACGCCCAACTTCCCGAAACGCTGGAGACCAAACACGCCAAAGAAGCCAGCGCACTGCAGAGTGAA AAAGCGTACAAAGCCGAGGGCAAGAAGCAGATGATGTCGTCGCTCTATTCTCAGCTTCCCGACACCCCGCAGACGCAGTTGGCCCGAGAGGTGGCGCTGATCCAGAGCGAG aACAAATACAAAGAGAGCGGCAAAATGGCGCAGAGCGTCAGCTTCTACTCGCAGCTCCCAGAGACTAACGACATCCTGTTTGCCAAAAGCGTCTCCGAGATCCAAAGTGGG AACAAGTACAAGGAGGCGGGTCGGAGGCAAGCGCCCGACTGTCTCTACTCCAAGTTGCCCGACACTCTGGAGACTCGACACGCTCGAGACGTGTCACAGTTGAGGAGTCAG gtggccTACAAGCCGGACGCCAGCAAGACGTACTATCACCAAATGCCTCAAACCACACACATGGAGTTGGCCAAACATCTGAACCACCTATACAGTCAG GTGAAGTACAAAGAAGACGGGAAGAAAGAGATGAGTAAGAACTTGTACTCGCTCCTTCCCGAGACATCGGAAACGCACTTTGCCAAACAGATGTCCGAGTTACACAGCCAG AGCAAGTACCAGAAGGACAAAGAAGACCTGTGCAATTCTTTGTTCTCTGTCCTGCCCGAAACTCTAAACACTCGCTTCGTGAAGGACATGGCGGAAACTCACAGCCAG gtGAAATACAAGGAGGCggggaaaaaagaagccagCAGCGCCTTGTACCATCAGATGCCCGAGACTGCCGAGACGCTTCATGTGAAAGAAATTTCCGAGCTGCAGAGTCAA ATCAAGTACAAGCAGAGTGGCAAGGAAGTGATGACGACCAGCCTGTACGCTCAGCTGCCGCAGACGTCCGAGACGCAGCTCGCCGCCAGGATGGCGCAGCTGCTGAGCAAG TTTAAGTATAAGCAGGAGAGCATCAAGAGCCTCGGTCGCAGCGCCTACAGTCAGCTGCCAGACACCGCCGAGACGCGGCTGGCCAAGGCGCTCGCCCACCTCCACAGCCAG ACCAAATACAAGGAAGCCGGCAGGAAGGCGTCGGCCATCAGCCTCTACCACCACCTGCCTGAGACCCTGGAGACTGTGCACGCCAAAGAGGCCACGCGGCTGCAGAGCCAG GTCCAGTACAAGGTGGACGCTTTGAGGACACAAGGCACCAGTCTGTACTCGCAGTTGCCCCACACTCAGGAGACCAAATTTGCCAAAGCAGTCATGGAGCTTCAGAGTGAG AATAAATACAGAGCGAGAGGTCGGGAGGAGAGCGGCAGCTGCGTCTTCCACAAGATGGCTGACACCAATCAAACGGAATTCGTCAAGCGCTTGAGCGACATTCAGAGTCAG AGCAAGTACCAGAAGGACAAAGCCGATCTGTCTGCGTCGTTGTTCTCCTCGCTGCCCGAGACTCTGGACACCCGCTTTGTGAAGGACGTGACGGATATGTTCAGCCAG ATTAAATACAAAGACGCCAGTAAGAAGGAGATGGTCAAGAGTTTGTACTCGCTGCTGCCTCACACCAAAGACACTCAGCACGCCAAAGAGCAGAGTCAGCTACACAGCCAG AAGTTGTACAAGGAGGACGGCAAGAAAGAAGCCGCCAGCACTTTGTACGCTCAAATGCCTCAAACCATCGAAACCGTCTTTGCCAAAGAGCTCAGCAAGACGCAGAGTGAT AAGTTCTACAAGGAGAAGTACAATCACGAGAAAGGAAAGTCGGACTACGCCAACATGAAGACGTTGCCGGAGGTGGAGCACGCCATGGAGGTCAACAAGAAGCAGAGCGAC ATCAGCTACAGAAAGGGAAAAGAGGAGCTTCACCACTACAGCACAGCGCCCGACAGAGCGGACATCGTCAGCGCCACCAACGCAGCCAAATTGGCCAGCCAA GTGGCCTATAAGAGCGATGCCAAGCAGCTGGTTGTGAGTGACGCTTCTCTCCTCACACGCACGGACATCCATCACGCCAAGGAAGTGTCCAAACTGGCCAGCCAG GTGATGTACAAGCAGGTGCACGGGCGACCTCGCTACAACCCGCTGGATTGCGTGTccttcaaacacacacaagctgcCACGGTGCTCGCCAGCCAG GTCAAGTATAAAAGCAACCAGAACCAGAAAGTGGAAGGTTCTTCTGACCTGCCCAACCTCCTGCAGCTGGAACATGTGCTGCATGCCAGCAAACTGCAGAGTAAC GTGGAGTACAAGAAGAAGCACGAGCAGAACAAGACTCAGTTCCACCTCGCTCTGGATACGGCTGACCAGCGCCACCATAAGGAAAACGCAGTGCTGCACAGTCAG GTGAAGTACCGCGAGGAGTATGAAAAGAACAAAGGTCGCACAAGTGTGGAGTTTGCCGACACGCAAACATACAAAGTGCAGAAGGAGGCGCAAAAGATGCAAAGCCAG AGGGAATACAAGCGTGACTATGAGGAGCACGTGAAAGGCAAAGCCTTGGTGGAGGTCGAGCAGACGCCGGAATATCTGACAGCTCGTCAGGCCACCAACATGCTCAAtgag AAGGAGTACAGGAAGGACCTGGAGCAGGAAGTGAAGGGGCGGGGCTTATCCGGGCTGGGCCTGGAGGACACGCCCGAGCTCCTGAGAGTCAAACAGGCCAATCGGATCCTGAACCAGAAGGAGTACCGCAGAGACCTGCACACGGAGGTTCTGGGCAAAGGGATGCAGCTCAGCGCCGATGTCCTGGAGGTCCGACGGGCCAAGAGGGCCTCCGAGATCCAGAGTCAG ACGTCCTACAAACAGACGGAGCATCTCAGGGAGAACTCGTACGGGAGCATCACCGACACCCCGGAACTTGTGCACGCCTCTTACCTTAAAGATGTCTACAGTCAG AGAAAGTACAAAGACGATGCGGCGCGGTTGCGCGGTCGCTACAGTGCGCCGTCACTCACTCCAGAGATGGAGCGGGTGAAAGCCAATCAACGGCACATCAGCTCG ACGCACTACTGCTGGGACTCCAAGCTCATGAGAGGTCTCATGTCCTCCGTTAATGAGACGCCAGAGATCGTCCTCGCCAGAGAGAACGCCAAGAAGATCAGTgat GTGCAGTACAGAGAAGAGGTGGGCTGCGGGACCGCCGTCGTGGAAACGCCTGAGATAAAAAGAGTCCGGCGCAACCAGGAGAACATCAGCTCA GCCAAGTACCATGAGGACTTTGAGCGCGCCCGCGGTCGAGGTTGCACGCCAGGCCTGGACGAGCCCGGCATGGAGCGCTACCAGCGAGCCAATCACATGATGACCGACGCAGCCCCCAACCAGATGATGGACACGGACAGACGGCCCGGCGGCATCATCGTAG ACCTGAAGGTGTGGAGAACAGACCCAGGCTCTATATTTGACTTTGACCCTTTGGAGGATGACATCCAGTCCAAGAGCCTTCGCAGGATGTCTG agCGGGCAGAGCGCAGGCTGAGCAGGCCTCAATCCCGGCAGTCACACAGCTCtctgacctctgacctctgGGAGCGCAGCAGTAGCTGCGACACGCCGG CTCCGGTGCTTCCCGGAGCCTACCACCAGGGCGTGCACATGCAGCCGCAATCTCAGTATCATGGCTACATGCATCAAACCAGCATGTCGTCGGTCAGATCTGTCACCTCGCCGCCACACTCCTCCACCATG CGTGTTTACCGGGCGCTGTACGACTACGCGGCGCAGGACCACGATGAGGTCTCCTTCAGGGACGGTGACGTCATTGTCAACGCTCAGCCCATCGACGAGGGCTGGATGTATGGCACCGTGCAGCGCACCGGGAAGTCCGGAATGTTGCCCGCCAACTACGTGGAATGTTGCAACTAG